The proteins below are encoded in one region of Micromonospora pisi:
- a CDS encoding discoidin domain-containing protein yields MAIHTAGAPTPGTTTAPRTHRARVGLAVLASTAMAAASISVLTFTSATPAQAAGLSPFDIVGRGATVPFVEQEAENVTHNGSKIGPTRYYGQLPSEASGREAVTLDGVGEYVEFTLTRPADAVTFRYSIPDSPAGTGRDATIDLRINGNVVKAVPVTSRYGWYYGGYPFNNNPGDTNPHHFYDEARTLFGATYPAGTKVRLQVSSTAQSPSFTIDLADFELVGGPIEKPANVIDVVTDFGADPTGATDSTADFQAAVDAGAAQGRAVWIPQGNFTLWDHVVVDRVTLRGAGPWYSVLGGRHPTQRNRAAGIYGKYVPGGGYTGPVRPHEANGPSRNVTVRDFAIIGDIQERIDDDQVNAFGGAMTDSVIDNIWMQHTKVGAWMDGPMDNFTIRNSRILDQTADGVNFHTGVTNSTVTNTFVRNTGDDALAMWAQNVPNVNNSFTHNTIGVTLLANHLVSYGGRDIKITDNVTADSLTNGGGIHVANRYPGVQGQTAVLGTWTIARNTLIRNGNSDYNWQFGVGAIWFSALNEAFQNPTINITDTDILDSSYAALHWIEGQTRGINLNNVNIVGAGTYALQVQANSQVSFTNVRASGIAQPKPIHNCVGSGFQITQGPGNSGWYTDTPDCGPWPAPVWNNGPTSPPPTGTPPTTPPTTPPTTPPTTPPTTPPGGNLAQGRTMTATSTSQGYVASNANDGNAASYWESANGSFPQSLTVDLGAVVNTNRVVVKLPPGWETRTQTFTVQGSVDGSFPSIVPSAGYTFNPATGNAVSIVLPSANRRYLRLSFTGNTGWPAGQVSEFEAYGSGTTPPPTTPPPTTPPPTTPPPTTPPPTTPPVNSNLALGRPTTVTSVADVYGGANAVDGNPNTYWESANNAFPQSITVDLGQVRSVSRVVLKLPPAAAWQTRTQTLSVLGSTTGQVPYATVKASAGYTFNPSSGNTATVTFPATSQRYLRLTFTGNTGWPAGQLSEYEVYAS; encoded by the coding sequence ATGGCCATCCATACTGCCGGCGCGCCCACGCCCGGCACCACCACCGCACCTCGTACCCACCGCGCCCGGGTCGGGCTGGCAGTTCTCGCCAGCACCGCGATGGCCGCGGCGTCGATCAGCGTTCTCACGTTCACGTCGGCCACGCCCGCCCAGGCCGCCGGTCTCTCCCCGTTCGACATCGTCGGTCGCGGCGCCACCGTGCCCTTCGTCGAGCAGGAGGCGGAGAACGTCACCCACAACGGATCCAAGATCGGCCCGACCCGCTACTACGGTCAGCTCCCCTCCGAGGCCTCGGGTCGGGAGGCGGTGACCCTGGACGGGGTCGGCGAGTACGTCGAGTTCACCCTGACCCGGCCGGCCGACGCGGTGACCTTCCGGTACAGCATTCCGGACAGCCCGGCCGGCACCGGCCGGGACGCCACCATCGACCTGCGGATCAACGGCAACGTGGTCAAGGCCGTACCGGTGACCTCGAGGTACGGCTGGTACTACGGCGGTTACCCGTTCAACAACAACCCGGGCGACACCAACCCGCACCACTTCTACGACGAGGCCCGGACCCTGTTCGGGGCCACCTACCCGGCCGGCACGAAGGTACGGCTCCAGGTCAGCTCCACCGCCCAGTCGCCCAGTTTCACCATCGACCTCGCCGACTTCGAACTCGTCGGCGGACCGATCGAGAAGCCGGCGAACGTGATCGACGTGGTGACGGACTTCGGTGCCGACCCGACCGGTGCGACCGACTCCACCGCCGACTTCCAGGCGGCGGTCGACGCCGGCGCGGCCCAGGGGCGGGCGGTCTGGATCCCGCAGGGCAACTTCACCCTCTGGGACCACGTGGTGGTCGACCGGGTGACGCTGCGCGGCGCGGGCCCGTGGTATTCGGTGCTCGGCGGGCGGCACCCGACCCAGCGCAACCGGGCCGCCGGCATCTACGGCAAGTACGTCCCGGGCGGCGGCTACACCGGCCCGGTCCGGCCGCACGAGGCGAACGGCCCCAGCCGCAACGTCACCGTGCGGGACTTCGCCATCATCGGCGACATCCAGGAGCGGATCGACGACGACCAGGTGAACGCGTTCGGCGGGGCGATGACCGACTCGGTCATCGACAACATCTGGATGCAGCACACCAAGGTCGGGGCCTGGATGGACGGCCCGATGGACAACTTCACCATCCGCAACAGCCGGATCCTGGACCAGACCGCGGACGGGGTGAACTTCCACACCGGGGTCACCAACTCCACGGTCACCAACACGTTCGTCCGCAACACCGGAGACGACGCGCTGGCGATGTGGGCGCAGAACGTGCCGAACGTCAACAACTCCTTCACCCACAACACCATCGGCGTGACGCTGTTGGCGAATCACCTGGTCAGCTACGGCGGCCGGGACATCAAGATCACGGATAACGTGACCGCCGACTCGCTCACCAACGGCGGCGGCATCCACGTCGCCAACCGCTACCCGGGCGTACAGGGGCAGACCGCTGTGCTCGGCACCTGGACGATCGCCCGCAACACCCTGATCCGCAACGGCAACTCCGACTACAACTGGCAGTTCGGGGTCGGGGCGATCTGGTTCTCCGCGCTCAACGAGGCGTTCCAGAACCCCACCATCAACATCACCGACACCGACATCCTGGACAGCTCGTACGCCGCGCTGCACTGGATCGAGGGCCAGACCCGGGGCATCAACCTCAACAACGTCAACATCGTCGGGGCCGGAACGTACGCGCTCCAGGTGCAGGCGAACAGCCAGGTCTCCTTCACCAACGTACGGGCCAGCGGGATCGCCCAGCCCAAGCCGATTCACAACTGTGTCGGCAGCGGGTTCCAGATCACCCAGGGCCCCGGCAACTCGGGCTGGTACACCGACACCCCGGACTGTGGCCCCTGGCCGGCGCCGGTCTGGAACAACGGTCCGACCAGCCCGCCGCCGACGGGTACGCCGCCCACCACGCCCCCCACCACCCCGCCGACGACCCCGCCCACCACTCCGCCGACCACGCCCCCGGGCGGGAACCTGGCGCAGGGCAGGACCATGACGGCGACCAGCACCTCCCAGGGGTACGTGGCGTCGAACGCCAACGACGGCAACGCCGCCAGCTACTGGGAGAGCGCCAACGGCTCCTTCCCGCAGTCGCTGACGGTCGACCTCGGCGCGGTGGTGAACACCAACCGGGTGGTGGTGAAGCTGCCGCCGGGCTGGGAGACCCGTACCCAGACCTTCACCGTGCAGGGTTCGGTGGACGGGAGCTTCCCGTCGATCGTCCCGTCGGCCGGATACACCTTCAACCCGGCCACCGGTAACGCGGTGTCGATCGTCCTGCCGTCGGCGAACCGTCGTTACCTCCGGTTGTCCTTCACCGGCAACACGGGCTGGCCGGCCGGTCAGGTCTCCGAATTCGAGGCGTACGGCAGCGGCACCACGCCGCCGCCCACCACGCCCCCGCCGACGACGCCGCCACCCACCACGCCCCCGCCGACCACCCCGCCACCCACCACCCCGCCGGTCAACAGCAACCTGGCCCTCGGCCGGCCGACCACGGTGACCAGCGTGGCCGACGTGTACGGCGGCGCCAACGCGGTGGACGGCAACCCGAACACCTACTGGGAGAGCGCCAACAACGCCTTCCCGCAGTCGATCACGGTGGATCTCGGGCAGGTCCGGTCGGTGTCCCGGGTGGTGCTGAAGCTCCCACCGGCGGCGGCGTGGCAGACGCGTACCCAGACGCTGTCGGTGCTCGGCTCCACCACCGGCCAGGTGCCG
- a CDS encoding glycoside hydrolase family 13 protein, with amino-acid sequence MSTADNSPWWRGAVIYQVYPRSFADGNGDGIGDIAGIRSRLNHLSALGIDAIWFSPWYPSPMADAGYDVADYRDIDPMFGTLAEVEALIAEAHGLGIRTIVDVVPNHCSDQHPWFQAALAGGPGAPERELFWFRPGRGPNGDQRPTDWVGEFGGETWTRTTNPDGTPGDWYLHLFTAEQPDFNWEHPLVRAEFEDVLRFWFDRGVDGIRIDSAGLLVKDGTLPETLPDRPHPFRDLDGVHDIYRSWRRIADEYPGDRALIGEVWMPDRQRFANYLRPDELHAAFNFDFLGCAWDATALRESIDGTLHAHEPVGAPATWVLSNHDVTRHVTRYGREDTTFSFAKKREGIFTDLELGTVRARAAALLSLALPGATYVYQGEELGLWEVDVPPEQRTDPMWPRSGYIDPGRDGCRVPLPWSGDAPPFGFSPDGAATPPWLSQPAEWKGRTAQAQTGDPSSMLTLYQQAIRIRRAEAGLGDGPMNWLEAPAEVLAFARGEEFVCVVNFSDAPVSLPTHRSRLLASGPLDGDLLPPDTAVWLRTGTA; translated from the coding sequence GTGTCCACAGCAGACAACAGTCCGTGGTGGCGTGGAGCGGTGATCTACCAGGTGTACCCACGTAGCTTCGCCGACGGCAACGGCGACGGCATCGGCGACATCGCCGGCATCCGGTCCCGGCTGAATCACCTGTCCGCGCTCGGCATCGACGCGATCTGGTTCAGCCCGTGGTACCCGTCGCCGATGGCCGACGCGGGCTACGACGTGGCCGACTACCGCGACATCGACCCGATGTTCGGCACCCTGGCCGAGGTCGAGGCGCTGATCGCCGAGGCGCACGGGCTGGGCATCCGGACCATCGTCGACGTGGTCCCCAACCACTGCTCGGACCAGCACCCGTGGTTCCAGGCGGCGCTGGCCGGTGGACCGGGCGCACCCGAACGGGAACTGTTCTGGTTCCGCCCCGGGCGAGGTCCGAACGGCGACCAGCGGCCCACCGACTGGGTCGGCGAGTTCGGCGGCGAGACCTGGACCCGGACCACCAACCCGGACGGCACCCCCGGCGACTGGTACCTGCACCTGTTCACCGCCGAACAACCCGACTTCAACTGGGAACACCCACTGGTCCGGGCCGAGTTCGAGGACGTACTGCGGTTCTGGTTCGACCGCGGCGTCGACGGCATCCGGATCGACTCCGCCGGGCTGCTGGTCAAGGACGGGACACTGCCGGAGACGCTGCCGGACCGGCCGCACCCGTTCCGGGACCTGGACGGGGTGCACGACATCTACCGGAGCTGGCGGCGGATCGCCGACGAGTACCCGGGCGACCGCGCCCTGATCGGCGAGGTCTGGATGCCGGACCGGCAACGGTTCGCCAACTACCTGCGCCCGGACGAGCTGCACGCCGCGTTCAACTTCGACTTCCTCGGCTGCGCCTGGGACGCGACGGCGCTGCGGGAAAGCATCGACGGAACCCTGCACGCCCACGAGCCGGTCGGCGCGCCCGCCACCTGGGTCCTCTCCAACCATGACGTCACCCGGCACGTCACCCGGTACGGCCGGGAGGACACCACGTTCAGCTTCGCCAAGAAGCGCGAGGGAATCTTCACCGACCTTGAACTGGGCACCGTACGGGCCCGCGCGGCGGCCCTGCTCTCGCTCGCCCTGCCCGGCGCCACGTACGTCTACCAGGGCGAGGAGCTGGGGCTCTGGGAGGTGGACGTCCCGCCGGAGCAGCGTACCGACCCGATGTGGCCGCGCTCCGGTTACATCGACCCGGGCCGTGACGGCTGCCGGGTGCCGCTGCCCTGGTCCGGGGACGCGCCCCCGTTCGGCTTCAGCCCCGACGGTGCCGCCACCCCGCCCTGGTTGTCGCAGCCGGCGGAGTGGAAGGGGCGTACCGCCCAGGCACAGACCGGGGACCCGTCCTCGATGCTGACGCTCTACCAGCAGGCGATCCGGATCCGTCGGGCGGAGGCCGGTCTCGGTGACGGCCCGATGAACTGGCTGGAAGCCCCGGCTGAGGTGCTCGCGTTCGCCCGAGGCGAGGAGTTCGTCTGCGTGGTGAACTTCTCGGACGCCCCGGTGTCGTTGCCGACGCACCGGTCGCGACTGCTCGCCAGCGGGCCGCTCGACGGGGACCTGCTCCCCCCGGACACCGCTGTCTGGCTCCGGACCGGAACGGCGTAG
- a CDS encoding carbohydrate ABC transporter permease translates to MAQDSGTRTLISHAQLSRGRGRVIYWTLLAVVVAGFTLVFLGPLYWMVTGALKSGQEIAQTPPTLFPQDPQWQNYADAWNNLDLAKLLFNTFYYAAGAVLFQLVFDTAAAYALSKLRPIFGNVILGAMLATLMIPAMVLIVPQYVTVIDLPILHINLLDSPFAIWLPLVANAFNIFLLKRFFDSIPEDLIAAALMDGATPLRTLWSIILPMSRPILGVVSIFAVTAVWKDFLWPKLVMPSPETRTVSVGIYAFAGGTPMNVVIAASVIAAIPTVIIFLVFQRNIMSGLTTGSLKG, encoded by the coding sequence ATGGCACAGGACTCCGGGACCCGCACACTCATCTCCCATGCCCAGCTCAGCCGGGGGCGCGGCAGGGTGATCTATTGGACACTGCTCGCCGTCGTCGTCGCGGGGTTCACCCTCGTCTTCCTCGGGCCGCTCTACTGGATGGTCACCGGCGCGCTCAAGTCCGGCCAGGAAATCGCGCAGACCCCGCCGACGCTGTTCCCACAGGACCCCCAGTGGCAGAACTACGCCGACGCGTGGAACAACCTGGACCTCGCCAAGCTGCTGTTCAACACGTTCTACTACGCGGCCGGCGCGGTGCTGTTCCAACTCGTCTTCGACACCGCCGCGGCGTACGCCCTGTCGAAGCTCCGCCCGATATTCGGCAACGTGATCCTCGGCGCGATGCTGGCCACGCTCATGATCCCCGCGATGGTGCTCATCGTCCCGCAGTACGTGACCGTGATCGACCTGCCGATCCTGCACATCAACCTGCTCGACTCGCCGTTCGCGATCTGGCTGCCCCTGGTCGCGAACGCGTTCAACATCTTCCTGCTGAAGCGGTTCTTCGACTCGATCCCGGAGGACCTGATCGCGGCCGCCCTGATGGACGGGGCGACGCCGCTGCGTACGCTCTGGTCGATCATCCTGCCGATGTCGCGTCCGATCCTCGGCGTAGTCTCGATCTTCGCCGTGACGGCGGTCTGGAAGGACTTCCTCTGGCCGAAGCTGGTCATGCCGTCACCCGAGACCCGGACGGTCAGCGTCGGCATCTACGCCTTCGCGGGCGGTACGCCGATGAACGTGGTGATCGCCGCGTCGGTCATCGCCGCGATCCCGACCGTCATCATCTTCCTGGTCTTCCAGCGGAACATCATGTCCGGTCTGACCACGGGCAGCCTCAAGGGATAG
- a CDS encoding carbohydrate ABC transporter permease, whose amino-acid sequence MAITTVPETIRKPGRPTSPYRTRPQRTSLGRKVRDNLTGHTFLIGAVLCFVVFSWYPMIRGVVMSFQRTRRGETTWVGWDNYVRIVADPSFWTAWQNTIYFTLLALVFGYALPFFVAILLNEFRHAKGYLRILVYLPVMLPPASALFLFKFYAYDPSEAGLFNAILKALHLPTSQWMQSPEMTMPAMVIASTWMNMGGAVLIYLAALQNVPGELYEAAELDGAGIWRRIVNVTIPQTRLILALLAMLQIVATMQLFIEPLILANGAGAEDSATSVAYLIYQHGFFQNDLNGAAALGVIMLVVLAGFSAVYVRLTAKQD is encoded by the coding sequence TTGGCGATCACCACCGTCCCGGAGACCATCAGGAAACCGGGGCGCCCGACATCGCCGTACCGGACCCGGCCGCAGCGCACGAGCCTCGGCCGCAAGGTACGGGACAACCTCACCGGTCACACGTTCCTGATCGGGGCGGTGCTCTGCTTCGTCGTCTTCTCCTGGTACCCGATGATCCGCGGCGTCGTGATGAGCTTCCAACGCACCCGGCGCGGCGAGACCACCTGGGTGGGCTGGGACAACTACGTCCGCATCGTCGCCGACCCCAGCTTCTGGACCGCCTGGCAGAACACGATCTACTTCACCCTTCTCGCCCTCGTCTTCGGGTACGCGCTGCCGTTCTTCGTGGCGATCCTGCTCAACGAGTTCCGCCACGCCAAGGGGTACCTGCGGATCCTGGTCTACCTGCCGGTGATGCTGCCGCCGGCATCGGCCCTCTTCCTCTTCAAGTTCTACGCGTACGACCCCAGTGAGGCGGGACTGTTCAACGCGATCCTCAAGGCGCTGCACCTGCCGACGTCGCAGTGGATGCAGTCGCCGGAGATGACGATGCCGGCGATGGTGATCGCGTCGACCTGGATGAACATGGGCGGCGCGGTGCTGATCTACCTGGCGGCGTTGCAGAACGTACCGGGCGAACTCTACGAAGCGGCCGAGCTCGACGGCGCCGGAATCTGGCGCCGGATCGTCAACGTGACCATCCCGCAGACCCGGCTGATCCTCGCGCTCCTGGCGATGCTCCAGATCGTCGCCACGATGCAGCTCTTCATCGAGCCGCTGATCCTCGCCAACGGCGCGGGTGCGGAGGACTCCGCGACCTCGGTCGCGTACCTCATCTACCAGCACGGGTTCTTCCAGAACGACCTCAACGGCGCTGCCGCACTCGGCGTGATCATGCTCGTGGTGCTGGCCGGCTTCTCCGCCGTCTACGTGCGACTGACTGCGAAACAGGACTAG
- a CDS encoding ABC transporter substrate-binding protein yields MSVPQYRKATALALVAGLGLSLTACSTKSGDSSNDASGKVTITVDCQPVGAQKEILQNWNDDVVEFQKQNPDIIIKSVSVGEQCNNPPDFTARLAGGTVTDLFYGYMTDLQQVLDSGQAKDITEFANKDSIPTWDSVDPALKEVFTDGGKLYAVPVKNYSMGLVYNKVLFQQAGLDANNPPKTWGEVRAAAKKISALGNGIAGYSEYSAGNTGGWHFTSLLYSQGGQVLTPDGKKAAFNDAAGKQVLQNLKDMRYGDNSMGDRQLLQWGDLLTNAGAGKVGMFIGAPDTTQAIVSQFQGKFQDWAMAPLPGQDGAAKGTLGGGEGYFFKKDLTPEQVKAGLKWIAYQKLTPGKGQFDYVRAKPQNYPVGLPQPLLFANGTEAQKQELELRKANANVDTANFAIFEANPVPIKGEPRNAQAIYAVLDAAMSGVLTSPNSNIDALLKTAEEKVNQLLAAES; encoded by the coding sequence ATGTCCGTGCCGCAGTACCGCAAGGCCACGGCGCTAGCGCTCGTGGCCGGCTTGGGGCTCAGCCTTACGGCGTGCTCCACGAAGAGTGGCGACTCGTCGAACGATGCGAGCGGCAAGGTCACCATCACCGTCGACTGCCAGCCGGTCGGCGCCCAGAAAGAGATCCTGCAGAACTGGAACGACGACGTCGTGGAGTTCCAGAAGCAGAACCCCGACATCATCATCAAGAGCGTGAGCGTCGGCGAGCAGTGCAACAACCCGCCGGACTTCACCGCCCGCCTCGCCGGTGGCACCGTGACCGACCTGTTCTACGGGTACATGACCGACCTCCAGCAGGTGCTCGACTCCGGTCAGGCGAAGGACATCACCGAGTTCGCCAACAAGGACTCGATCCCGACCTGGGACAGCGTCGACCCGGCGCTCAAGGAGGTCTTCACCGACGGCGGCAAGCTCTACGCCGTCCCGGTGAAGAACTACTCGATGGGCCTGGTCTACAACAAGGTCCTGTTCCAGCAGGCGGGGCTCGACGCGAACAACCCGCCGAAGACCTGGGGCGAGGTCCGGGCCGCCGCCAAGAAGATCTCCGCGCTCGGCAACGGCATCGCCGGCTACTCGGAGTACAGCGCCGGCAACACCGGCGGCTGGCACTTCACCTCCCTGCTCTACTCCCAGGGCGGCCAGGTGCTGACCCCGGACGGCAAGAAGGCCGCGTTCAACGACGCGGCCGGCAAGCAGGTCCTGCAAAACCTCAAGGACATGCGGTACGGCGACAACAGCATGGGCGACCGCCAGCTTCTCCAGTGGGGTGACCTGCTGACGAACGCCGGTGCGGGCAAGGTCGGCATGTTCATCGGCGCGCCGGACACCACCCAGGCGATCGTCAGCCAGTTCCAGGGCAAGTTCCAGGACTGGGCGATGGCCCCGCTGCCCGGCCAGGATGGCGCGGCGAAGGGAACGCTCGGCGGTGGCGAGGGCTACTTCTTCAAGAAAGACCTCACGCCCGAGCAGGTCAAGGCCGGTCTGAAGTGGATCGCGTACCAGAAGCTGACGCCGGGCAAGGGCCAGTTCGACTACGTCCGGGCCAAGCCGCAGAACTACCCGGTGGGCCTGCCCCAGCCGCTGCTCTTCGCCAACGGCACCGAGGCGCAGAAGCAGGAACTCGAACTGCGCAAGGCGAACGCGAACGTCGACACCGCCAACTTCGCGATCTTCGAGGCGAACCCGGTTCCGATCAAGGGTGAGCCGCGCAACGCGCAGGCGATCTACGCGGTCCTCGACGCCGCGATGTCCGGGGTGCTGACCAGCCCGAACTCGAACATCGACGCGCTTCTCAAGACGGCCGAAGAGAAGGTCAACCAGCTCCTCGCCGCCGAGAGCTGA
- a CDS encoding LacI family DNA-binding transcriptional regulator, whose amino-acid sequence MTKRLTEVAKKAGVSEATVSRVLNGRDGVSEATRTAVLTALDVLGYERPTKLRGERARLVGLVLPELQNPIFPALAEVVTGSLAQRGFTPALCARTIGGVSEMDYVEMLLDHQVSGVIFAGGSYALADARHDHYRRLTDRGLPVVLVNAGVDELGFPRVSTDDAVAVEQAYGHLRSLGHERIGMVLGPEDHVPSRRKLAAMVQVAGWAEGDECVERSSFSMEGARVAATKLVERGVTGIICASDVLALGTIRAARRLGRSVPADISVVGFDDSAFMTCTDPPLTTVRQPIETMGQAAVDLLVTMIEGVGVLHDELLFEPELVVRGSTAPVPGR is encoded by the coding sequence GTGACTAAACGACTCACCGAAGTAGCGAAGAAGGCCGGTGTCAGCGAGGCCACGGTGAGCCGGGTGCTCAACGGTCGTGATGGCGTCTCCGAGGCGACCCGGACCGCCGTGCTCACCGCCCTCGATGTGCTCGGCTACGAACGCCCGACCAAACTGCGGGGTGAACGGGCCCGACTGGTCGGTCTGGTGCTGCCCGAATTGCAGAACCCGATCTTCCCGGCGTTGGCCGAGGTGGTCACCGGCTCGCTCGCCCAGCGCGGCTTCACCCCGGCGCTCTGTGCCCGGACCATCGGTGGTGTTTCCGAGATGGACTACGTCGAGATGCTGCTCGACCACCAGGTCTCCGGGGTGATCTTCGCTGGTGGTTCGTACGCGCTCGCCGACGCCCGGCACGACCACTACCGCCGGTTGACCGACCGGGGGCTGCCGGTGGTGCTGGTCAACGCGGGCGTGGACGAGTTGGGGTTCCCCCGGGTCTCCACCGATGACGCGGTGGCGGTGGAGCAGGCGTACGGGCACCTGCGCTCGCTCGGCCACGAGCGGATCGGCATGGTGCTCGGCCCCGAGGACCATGTGCCGTCCCGTCGCAAGCTGGCGGCGATGGTCCAGGTCGCAGGCTGGGCTGAGGGTGACGAGTGTGTGGAACGCTCCAGTTTCTCCATGGAGGGGGCGCGGGTCGCCGCGACCAAGCTGGTCGAGCGGGGCGTCACCGGCATCATCTGCGCCAGCGACGTGCTCGCCCTGGGCACGATCCGGGCCGCGCGTCGGTTGGGCCGGTCGGTGCCGGCCGACATCTCGGTGGTGGGCTTCGACGACTCCGCGTTCATGACCTGCACCGACCCGCCGTTGACCACGGTTCGGCAGCCGATCGAGACGATGGGTCAGGCGGCGGTGGATCTGCTGGTCACCATGATCGAGGGGGTCGGGGTGCTGCACGACGAGTTGCTCTTCGAGCCCGAGTTGGTGGTACGCGGTTCGACCGCGCCCGTCCCCGGCCGCTGA
- a CDS encoding dihydrolipoyl dehydrogenase family protein, translating to MTQPEQFDVIVMGLGVGGEEVAGRLAEAGLSVLGIERGLVGGECPYWGCIPSKMMIRAANALVEAARVDQLAGRATVTPDWAPVAARIRDEATANWDDRRAADRFVGKGGRLVRGSGRLVGPGLVQVGDDVFRARRGVVIGTGSSPVIPPIEGLVGTPYWTNHEAIELAELPASIAVLGGGAIGLELAQVFARFGVRVSVVEGSDRLLAMEEPESSELATAALRADGVEIHTGMRTERVGYDKDGFTLHLTGDGTVRADRLLVATGRRAHLEELGLESVGLDPKQRYLTTDDRMRVADGLWAVGDVTGHGAFTHIAMYEAGIAIQDILSGGGSESRGDDRVLPRADYRALPRVTFTDPEIGAVGLTERQARDRGFTIRVGQTRLPDSSRGWIHKVGNEGFIKLIEDAERGILIGATSAGPSGGEVLGALAVAVHGEVPVATLRQMIYAYPTFHRAIGDAVNNLK from the coding sequence GTGACGCAGCCGGAGCAGTTCGACGTGATCGTGATGGGGCTCGGTGTCGGAGGCGAGGAGGTCGCCGGCCGGTTGGCCGAGGCCGGCCTCTCCGTACTCGGGATCGAGCGCGGCCTGGTTGGCGGCGAGTGCCCGTACTGGGGGTGCATCCCGAGCAAGATGATGATCAGAGCGGCGAACGCCCTGGTCGAGGCGGCGCGGGTGGACCAGCTCGCGGGCCGGGCGACGGTCACGCCGGACTGGGCGCCGGTCGCGGCGCGGATCCGCGACGAGGCGACCGCCAACTGGGACGACAGGCGGGCGGCCGACCGGTTTGTCGGCAAGGGTGGACGGCTGGTCCGGGGCTCGGGGCGGCTTGTCGGACCTGGTCTGGTGCAGGTCGGCGACGACGTCTTCCGGGCCCGTCGTGGTGTGGTGATCGGCACCGGGTCGAGCCCGGTGATCCCGCCGATCGAAGGGCTGGTCGGCACGCCGTACTGGACGAACCACGAGGCGATCGAGTTGGCCGAGCTGCCCGCTTCGATCGCGGTGCTGGGCGGTGGGGCCATCGGTCTGGAACTGGCCCAGGTCTTCGCCCGGTTCGGCGTACGGGTGAGTGTGGTCGAGGGCTCCGACCGGTTGCTCGCGATGGAGGAGCCGGAGTCGTCGGAGTTGGCCACGGCGGCGCTGCGGGCCGACGGGGTGGAGATCCACACGGGGATGCGTACCGAGCGGGTGGGTTACGACAAGGACGGTTTCACCCTGCACTTGACCGGCGACGGAACGGTCCGGGCGGACCGGTTGCTGGTCGCCACCGGGCGGCGGGCCCACCTCGAAGAGCTGGGTCTGGAGAGCGTGGGCCTGGATCCGAAACAGCGTTACCTCACCACGGACGACCGGATGCGGGTGGCGGACGGCCTCTGGGCGGTCGGTGACGTGACCGGCCACGGTGCATTCACGCACATCGCGATGTACGAGGCGGGAATCGCGATCCAGGACATCCTGAGCGGTGGTGGTTCGGAGTCACGAGGCGATGATCGGGTGCTGCCCCGGGCGGACTATCGGGCGCTGCCCCGGGTCACCTTCACCGATCCGGAAATCGGTGCGGTGGGGCTGACCGAGCGACAGGCGCGTGACCGTGGGTTCACCATCCGGGTCGGCCAGACCCGGCTGCCGGATTCTTCCCGGGGTTGGATCCACAAGGTCGGTAACGAGGGTTTCATCAAGCTGATCGAGGACGCCGAGCGCGGCATCCTGATTGGCGCGACGTCGGCCGGTCCGTCCGGCGGGGAGGTCCTCGGTGCGCTGGCCGTGGCGGTGCACGGGGAGGTTCCGGTGGCGACGCTGCGTCAGATGATTTACGCGTACCCGACTTTCCATCGCGCGATCGGTGACGCGGTGAACAATCTGAAGTAG